TAGAATTCAAGAACCACTAATTTGGACACAACAGCCAATTTCATAGCCCCAATTCAAGACGACCGCCAGCTCCCAACAACAAATCTAAACAAacccattaataaataatttagctcccaatcaaaatccaaaatcaataaataaataatttggatAAGTACCATTTGGAAGAAGCATTATTTTACAGTGCCACTATCTTACCATAAAAGAAGAACAATTGTATCACAAAACTCGGGTCCGACACAATACCTAACACAAACCCCCAAATTCTCTTGTTCTGAAATCATCGttacaacaaataaaataaaaaaaatttgaacagCTTTCGATTCTCaaaaatccttttctttttttttttaatgttttcacTTGTACTCAAAATTGGGCACCGGTGGTGCATCGAAACTCTCCAAGATCTTCGTCTCGCTTCCGCTACTCGTTGCTGCCgaatctttcttcttttctccgcCGAACCAACCTCCGAGCCAACCTGAACTCGAATCCGAAGAAGATACACTTGCCGACGACGTCTCTAACGGGGGCTGGACCTGGGGAAGGCTCGGTGACTGGCCCATGAATCCAGGAAGAGCGGGCATGTTAGGTGGGGCCTCTTCGATGATCATGGGCATCTGTTGTTGTGCACTGAACATCCGGTTCAGCATGATCCCAGCTCCTTCGATGAGAGCCAAGAGGACACCACCGAAAGCAGCCGACCGAGCTGAGGCGGCGAGCCCCTGGCGCATGGAGAGGAAGCCACCGGTGGCTGCGCCGGCCACTATGGAGTTCCAGGGGTCCTCCTTCTGGCGGACGTAGACCATGGTGCAATCGAAGGCGGAGAAGAGGCCGCCCCAAACGGCGAAGCTGCCTCCAACGCGGGGTGCGTTGAGACGCACGGCCTGGGAGCCACCGACGAATCGCGCCCCGGTGGGAGAGTTGTAGATGCCCTTGAGGAAGTGGAAGGCCGAGCCACCTACGGCTCCCATGGCGAAAGCGCCGCCTACGTCGTCGAGGATGCGATCCGGGCACGGCTCCCTAGACGTCTCCGGCGTCCCcatgaagttgaagtttctttAGGGTTTCTTCTGTGCGAGTTTTGAGAGGAGTTAAGACGGTCAGTGCGTATATATGCGTGTTGTCTTTTTAAAGTGCATGTCGTTTTTATCAACACAAACGTCGTGTCGTTTACGTTGTTGTCCCCGACCTGAAAGGCTGAAATGCCGACTCGTATCCAAAACAAACCAAATGAGACCTAGCTACCTTCACTTCTCTTGGGAAAAATACCCTCGTTCGATAGAAAGCGATACATGAATGGGATGCGGATAAGGAACTCACTGCTGTATTTTCAACCTAAAAGTCTTCTTGTTCGTTAGATTcatataaatagtattttttttggtccaggtttttctt
The genomic region above belongs to Carya illinoinensis cultivar Pawnee chromosome 4, C.illinoinensisPawnee_v1, whole genome shotgun sequence and contains:
- the LOC122308183 gene encoding mitochondrial import inner membrane translocase subunit TIM17-2-like; translation: MGTPETSREPCPDRILDDVGGAFAMGAVGGSAFHFLKGIYNSPTGARFVGGSQAVRLNAPRVGGSFAVWGGLFSAFDCTMVYVRQKEDPWNSIVAGAATGGFLSMRQGLAASARSAAFGGVLLALIEGAGIMLNRMFSAQQQMPMIIEEAPPNMPALPGFMGQSPSLPQVQPPLETSSASVSSSDSSSGWLGGWFGGEKKKDSAATSSGSETKILESFDAPPVPNFEYK